In Fulvia fulva chromosome 10, complete sequence, a single window of DNA contains:
- a CDS encoding MFS-type transporter ucsM produces the protein MSGNETGVVNDAIVARASLDHAHRNVEPRPPPSVSGHSNDAKQFNVDVESVGERSTCVVERETYPQPTEGESRTLRKVADAIPSTAYLLCFVEFAERASYYGAKAVFSNFMQFPLPEGGNGAGAPAKGTQDTAGALGKGLQFSNAFVLLFLFLAYIIPIGGGWIADTKLGRFKTIALGVLICGVSHIIEIFGAIPSVLQAGNGIAPFLISLFLLALGAGLFKPNVIPTVLDQYRHQKSYVKELPSGERLVVDPESTIQRIMLIFYAFINIGAFFVLATTYAEKYIGFWLAFPLPGIIYFSLPALLWYLQNKLVKYPPDGSTLNNVWKITTIALKHNQGTFWKKGFWESAKPSVLAEKGVTAFNQKPISWTDKDVEDVRRTLAACAIFLYFPIYVLNDGGVGSVSASQASTLTINGAPNYLLGNFNPLTIIIFVPILSHIIYPTLRRFGITFGRISRITFGFSLATLSGAIGAIIQYYIYKTSPCGHYATTCDTVSPISVWVQIPIFVLAATPECFCNVTAYELAYARSPPGMKSLVVSLFLASSALSYALGEVLSPVTKDPYLVWIWAGPAIALAVQTVVFWVRYRHMNEDEFMTHEEPAVVEGGEKGSGDGVVVKGEKEL, from the exons ATGT CCGGAAACGAGACTGGCGTGGTCAACGATGCGATTGTCGCACGAGCGTCGTTGGATCACGCTCATAGAAACGTCGAGCCAAGACCGCCGCCCAGCGTATCGGGCCACTCGAATGATGCCAAACAATTCAATGTCGATGTAGAGTCGGTAGGCGAACGATCTACCTGTGTCGTCGAGCGCGAGACCTACCCACAGCC GACCGAAGGAGAATCGCGAACACTTCGAAAGGTTGCCGATGCAATTCCCAGTACGGCGTATCTGCTTTGCTTTGTCGAGTTCGCAGAACGTGCATCTTACTATGGCGCCAAGGCAGTCTTCTCCAACTTCATGCAATTCCCTCTTCCCGAAGGTGGCAACGGCGCTGGAGCTCCAGCGAAAGGCACGCAAGACACAGCTGGTGCCTTGGGTAAGGGATTGCAGTTCTCGAACGcctttgtccttctcttcctCTTTCTGGCCTATATCATCCCAATCGGCGGTGGTTGGATCGCAGATACCAAGCTCGGACGATTCAAAACGATTGCTCTTGGCGTGCTGATCTGCGGTGTCAGTCACATCATTGAGATCTTTGGCGCAATCCCCTCCGTGCTCCAGGCCGGCAATGGTATTGCTCCCTTCCTGATTTCGCTCTTTCTTCTGGCACTAGGAGCTGGTCTATTCAAGCCAAATGTGATACCTACAGTCCTGGATCAGTATCGCCATCAGAAGTCTTACGTCAAGGAACTTCCATCAGGCGAAAGGCTGGTGGTTGACCCGGAGTCAACGATCCAGCGCATCATGCTGATCTTCTACGCATTCATCAACATCGGCGCGTTCTTCGTGCTCGCAACAACATACGCAGAGAAGTACATCGGCTTCTGGCTGGCCTTCCCATTACCAGGAATCATCTACTTCTCACTACCCGCTCTCCTCTGGTACCTGCAGAACAAGCTGGTCAAGTACCCACCAGACGGCTCCACTCTCAACAACGTGTGGAAGATCACGACCATTGCATTGAAGCACAATCAGGGTACATTCTGGAAGAAAGGTTTCTGGGAGTCCGCCAAGCCTAGTGTATTGGCCGAGAAGGGTGTAACCGCATTCAACCAGAAGCCCATCTCCTGGACCGACAAGGACGTCGAAGATGTCCGACGTACTCTCGCAGCCTGCGCCATCTTCCTCTACTTCCCCATCTACGTCCTGAACGACGGCGGCGTAGGCTCCGTCTCAGCCTCTCAAGCCTCCACCCTAACAATCAACGGCGCACCAAACTATCTCCTC GGCAACTTCAACCCCCTAACAATCATAATCTTCGTCCCCATCCTCTCACACATAATCTACCCAACCCTCCGCCGCTTCGGCATAACCTTCGGCCGCATCTCGCGCATAACCTTCGGCTTCAGCCTCGCGACCCTCTCCGGCGCAATCGGCGCCATAATCCAATACTACATCTACAAGACCTCGCCCTGCGGCCACTACGCCACCACCTGCGACACCGTCTCCCCCATCAGCGTCTGGGTCCAAATCCCCATCTTCGTCCTCGCCGCTACACCCGAGTGTTTCTGCAACGTTACCGCCTATGAATTGGCTTATGCGCGGAGTCCGCCGGGGATGAAGAGTCTGGTGGTTTCTTTGTTCCTAGCGAGTTCGGCGTTGAGTTATGCGCTCGGGGAGGTTCTAAGTCCTGTGACGAAGGATCCTTATTTGGTGTGGATCTGGGCGGGGCCGGCGATTGCGTTGGCAGTGCAGACGGTGGTGTTTTGGGTGAGGTATAGGCATATGAATGAGGATGAGTTTATGACGCATGAGGAGCCGGCGGTGGTGGAGGGCGGGGAGAAGGGAAGTGGGGACGGGGTGGTGGTTAAGGGCGAGAAGGAGCTGTAG
- a CDS encoding Delta 8-(E)-sphingolipid desaturase, giving the protein MARTHPLLTRREVEGLIAAGDTLVIAHGHVLRLNRWQDLHPGGRLVVQHMVGRDATDELSISHSAESIKSMHRYRVARVEEPWINFTPPIQGGHFNKCKASAHLNEKDGASSEKGLLSLSEASSLDVTQSGQYTADTIQGEIDADLAKYPSLDAATQTAIAHKFRALHERIQDEGFYDCRYIEYGKECVRYAALFALFICFLRREWYFTSACFLGLFWHQIMFTAHDAGHRGITHNFVIDSLIGIFIGNFCSGLSIGWWKSSHNVHHFVTNDPVHDPDIQNVPLFSTSPAFFTSIRSSYYNGFCFVWDAAAQFLVKYQRYTYYPIMAVARFNLYFLSWSHLLSRRSIARGSASWTRSVEIISIVCYLYLYFYVLLWRNVDTWFHRAIFVGVSHLVTMPLHVQITLSHWGTSTSDLGPAEVFAQRQLRTTMDVACPAWLDFIHGGLQFQAVHHLFPRVPRHNLRRLQVLVREFCEETKIEYLILGFLDGNKDVLGKLQQVADQAKMMVECQNHMAATGESGLY; this is encoded by the exons ATGGCCAGAACACATCCACTCCTTACTCGCCGCGAAGTTGAAGGCCTCATCGCCGCCGGCGACACACTCGTCATCGCCCATGGTCACGTCCTCCGCCTAAACAGATGGCAGGACTTGCACCCAGGAGGCCGCCTTGTCGTACAGCACATGGTTGGCAGAGACGCAACGGACGAGCTGAGCAT ATCACACTCCGCGGAGAGCATAAAGAGCATGCACCGATACCGCGTCGCACGAGTCGAGGAGCCCTGGATCAACTTCACGCCACCCATACAAGGCGGCCACTTCAACAAATGCAAGGCATCGGCACACTTGAACGAGAAAGATGGCGCCAGCTCAGAAAAGGGCTTGCTATCACTCAGTGAGGCTTCCAGCTTGGACGTGACACAGTCAGGACAATACACTGCCGATACAATACAAGGTGAGATAGATGCAGACCTCGCAAAGTACCCGTCTCTCGATGCTGCCACGCAGACCGCCATCGCACACAAGTTCAGGGCGCTGCATGAACGCATTCAAGACGAGGGGTTCTACGACTGTCGCTACATCGAGTACGGCAAGGAGTGTGTCCGCTATGCAGCTCTGTTCGCCCTGTTCATCTGCTTCCTGCGCCGCGAGTGGTACTTCACCTCAGCATGCTTCCTCGGCCTCTTCTGGCACCAGATCATGTTCACGGCCCACGACGCCGGCCATCGTGGGATCACCCACAACTTCGTCATCGACTCCTTGATTGGCATCTTCATTGGCAACTTTTGCTCAGGCCTCTCCATCGGCTGGTGGAAGAGCAGCCATAATGTGCATCATTTTGTTACGAATGACCCG GTCCACGATCCAGACATTCAGAATGTTCCGCTCTTCTCGACCTCCCCAGCTTTCTTCACGTCAATCCGCTCTTCGTATTACAACGGCTTCTGCTTCGTCTGGGATGCAGCCGCGCAGTTTCTCGTCAAATACCAGCGATACACATACTACCCGATCATGGCCGTCGCACGCTTCAACCTCTACTTCCTTTCCTGGAGCCATCTGCTTTCGCGCCGCAGCATCGCCCGTGGCTCCGCATCTTGGACACGATCGGTCGAAATCATCAGCATCGTCTGCTACCTCTACCTTTACTTCTACGTCCTCCTATGGCGTAACGTCGACACATGGTTCCATCGCGCCATCTTCGTCGGCGTCAGCCATCTCGTCACGATGCCGCTACACGTGCAAATCACGCTCTCACACTGGGGAACCAGCACCTCCGATCTTGGACCTGCAGAAGTCTTCGCACAGCGCCAACTACGAACGACAATGGACGTCGCCTGCCCTGCATGGCTGGACTTCATACACGGCGGTCTCCAGTTCCAGGCCGTGCACCATCTCTTTCCGCGTGTGCCCAGACACAACCTGAGACGACTACAAGTGTTAGTTAGGGAGTTCTGCGAGGAGACGAAGATTGAGTACCTCATCTTGGGGTTCTTGGATGGAAACAAGGACGTTCTGGGCAAGTTGCAGCAGGTTGCGGATCAGGCTAAGATGATGGTAGAGTGCCAGAATCATATGGCTGCAACGGGCGAGAGTGGACTTTACTAG
- a CDS encoding WSC domain-containing protein has translation MKNIILFLGYAVALVSSQLLPSRQYIEPPATVVGFRSVGCYSDNSNFNGQRTLKHSSSRNDAMTLDLCAQTCSNFKYFGVEYGTECYCSSTLTERTLQLLPSACNHPCAGNSSQPCGAGNALNIFEKASDPPTLPPVTPKAAGEFYHVACLKDSTSPRRLPNVGIYGPEVSVQLCAKICNGYEYFGVEYARERFCGDKTDLKAELPERQSACNMLCAGNVSEFCGGVNQISVYQKCRNLGQVLGGALCVLPGLA, from the exons ATGAAGAACATCATCCTGTTCCTGGGCTATGCAGTTGCGCTCGTC TCCTCCCAACTCCTCCCCTCAAGACAATACATCGAACCCCCAGCAACAGTCGTCGGCTTCCGCTCAGTAGGCTGCTACTCCGACAACTCCAACTTCAACGGCCAACGCACCCTCAAACATTCCAGCTCCCGAAACGATGCCATGACCCTCGACCTCTGTGCGCAGACCTGCAGCAACTTCAAGTACTTCGGCGTTGAG TATGGCACCGAATGCTACTGCTCCTCCACCCTAACGGAAAGAACCCTGCAACTCCTCCCTTCCGCCTGCAATCACCCCTGTGCCGGCAACAGCTCTCAACCCTGCGGCGCCGGGAACGCCCTTAACATCTTCGAGAAAGCATCTGACCCACCTACCCTACCTCCCGTCACGCCAAAAGCAGCCGGCGAATTCTACCACGTTGCATGCCTCAAAGACTCCACCAGCCCTCGCAGACTCCCCAACGTGGGAATTTACGGACCGGAAGTGAGTGTACAGCTGTGTGCGAAAATCTGCAATGGGTATGAGTATTTTGGGGTGGAGTATGCGCGGGAGCGTTTT TGTGGCGATAAGACGGATCTGAAGGCGGAATTGCCGGAGAGACAGTCAGCGTGCAATATGTTGTGTGCTGGGAATGTGAGTGAGTTTTGCGGAGGAGTGAATCAGATTAGTGTGTATCAGAAGTGTAGGAACTTGGGGCAGGTACTGGGAGGAGCGCTTTGCGTGCTACCGGGATTGGCGTGA
- a CDS encoding MFS transporter prlL has product MNMAQNDDSLQTHVHADEANKHDTPQPSFAEDLESTRSGTKRGQDAERDDLPYSGKGTSEDRALLLKQDLRIIPLCAFIYLLCYLDRSNIGNAKVLHEDTGNDLLSDTDMTNLQYTIALMVFLIAYALFEVPSNYMLKRVNPSTWIAFLMLSWGAITMGLGGVHSFGAVTAVRFLLGVFEAGLFPGLVYYLTFWYRTEERSIRVALILASATLAGAFGGAIAYGVGHMNGTSGLSAWRWLFILEGLPSLLSAIFVFFYLPDYPETSKWLSAEEKTLAGDRLRLEGSHGHSGHMTWADAKETLTDWRLYAHYAIYFSISTPFSSLSLFTPTITAGLGYAGLRAQLMTVPPYAVAYVVTIAVSWSADHFNARGLDSAIFATIGAIGFLASAVLPPASYSARYGCLIVATSGAFSCIPPLLGWLSSNLFSTASIGLAIAINISFGAPGQIVGVWIYKANEKADGYPTGHWTNAGLLFFVAAGCIALVLYYQMLNRRLRNTGEARAYRL; this is encoded by the exons ATGAACATGGCACAAAACGACGACAGCCTCCAGACTCACGTGCATGCAGATGAGGCAAACAAGCATGACACGCCGCAGCCAAGCTTTGCAGAAGATCTTGAGTCAACGCGCTCGGGGACGAAGCGAGGACAAGATGCCGAGCGAGATGACCTGCCGTACTCAGGCAAAGGCACGTCGGAAGACAGAGCACTGCTCTTGAAGCAGGATCTCAGGATTATCCCGCTGTGTGCCTTCATCTACCTGCTATGCTACCTTGATAGGTCGAACATTGGTAACGCGAAAGTGCTGCACGAAGACACCGGTAATGAT CTTCTCAGCGACACAGACATGACCAACTTGCAGTACACAATCGCATTGATGGTCTTCCTCATCGCCTACGCCTTATTCGAAGTGCCAAGCAACTACATGCTCAAACGCGTGAACCCCAGCACTTGGATCGCCTTCCTCATGCTGTCTTGGGGCGCCATCACCATGGGGCTCGGTGGCGTCCACTCTTTCGGTGCAGTTACAGCTGTGCGCTTCCTCCTTGGAGTGTTTGAAGCAGGCCTATTCCCTGGACTGGTGTACTACCTGACTTTCTGGTATCGCACTGAAGAGCGATCAATTCGAGTTGCGCTGATTCTGGCGTCTGCTACCTTGGCTGGAGCTTTCGGTGGAGCGATAGCATATGGCGTGGGTCACATGAATGGCACGAGTGGACTATCTGCTTGGCGATGGCTCTTCATTCTGGAGGGCCTTCCGTCACTGCTTTCTGCCATCTTTGTCTTCTTCTACCTACCGGACTACCCAGAGACGTCAAAGTGGCTCTCGGCTGAGGAGAAGACTTTAGCCGGTGATCGCCTCCGTCTCGAGGGGTCGCATGGGCACAGTGGCCACATGACATGGGCAGATGCAAAGGAGACATTGACTGACTGGCGCCTATACGCCCACTACGCCATCTACTTCAGCATCTCCACCCCCTTCTCGTCCTTGTCCCTATTCACACCTACTATTACCGCCGGTCTCGGGTATGCAGGACTACGAGCACAACTCATGACAGTCCCGCCATACGCCGTTGCATATGTGGTAACCATCGCCGTCTCCTGGTCTGCCGATCACTTCAATGCTCGAGGTCTGGACAGTGCAATCTTCGCCACAATAGGAGCCATCGGCTTTCTAGCGTCAGCGGTCTTACCACCAGCATCATACTCCGCTCGCTATGGATGCCTTATAGTGGCGACCTCGGGTGCTTTCAGCTGCATTCCCCCACTACTTGGCTGGCTGAGCTCGAACTTGTTTAGTACGGCATCTATAGGCCTGGCCATTGCCATCAACATCTCCTTTGGTGCGCCGGGGCAGATCGTGGGAGTCTGGATCTACAAAGCCAACGAGAAGGCAGACGGCTATCCGACCGGCCACTGGACGAACGCCGGGCTACTCTTCTTCGTCGCTGCTGGTTGCATAGCGCTTGTGCTATACTACCAGATGCTGAATAGAAGACTTCGCAACACTGGTGAGGCAAGAGCTTACAGGCTGTGA
- a CDS encoding Lysine-specific demethylase 8, which produces MALSADEGENEPLPQDVKRKRSDGSKPKAKAPPKSASAKLVDHITEQLGRSVPNETIQLCGLAPLKIIDFQPDHVLELARQKLTTWKYEHVPTCWRRLYEEASLHLVVEELPLLEKSMKWGLGEGGNSKEDSEYAFSSIVKHLDGALVIAGAPGRRSLVEEILNHLDTIALQLFEHRQPNRLTIKPPPALKTAHPISRAPQALDFAEFQVHLGTRSPIIIPNTFNHWTAKNRWVDTTYLKKRTLGGHRLVPIEIGASYNESGWAQNLIPFGEFIDRYLTPTEPEDKGYLAQHDLFAQTPALMDDISIPDYCYSTPPRPKGAAAETPGLDKVKEVDQPLMNAWLGPSGTKSPLHTDPYHNVLCQVVGYKYVRLYAPEERDKLYPAGLDDNGVPMNNTSQVDIQHFRPGVAEPTPEQDKTRKFWQKKYPLFEFAPYQEAILRPGDCLYIPLGWWHYFEAFTPSFSVSFWWN; this is translated from the exons ATGGCTCTCTCAGCAGACGAAGGCGAGAACGAGCCACTTCCGCAAGACGTCAAGCGCAAACGATCCGATGGCAGCAAGCCAAAAGCCAAAGCGCCTCCCAAGAGCGCATCTGCAAAGCTTGTGGACCACATTACGGAACAACTAGGTAGGTCTGTGCCAAACGAGACCATCCAGCTTTGTGGTCTTGCCCCCTTGAAGATTATCGACTTCCAACCCGACCACGTTCTTGAGCTTGCCAGGCAGAAGCTCACTACGTGGAAGTATGAGCACGTACCCACCTGTTGGCGGCGGCTGTATGAGGAAGCTTCTCTTCATCTTGTCGTGGAAGAACTGCCATTGCTCGAGAAGAGCATGAAGTGGGGCCTAGGGGAAGGCGGCAACAGCAAGGAGGACAGTGAGTATGCATTCTCGAGTATCGTGAAGCACTTGGATGGTGCCCTTGTGATCGCTGGTGCACCAGGTAGGCGGAGTCTGGTCGAGGAGATCTTGAAC CACCTCGACACGATTGCACTTCAGCTCTTCGAGCATCGACAACCCAACAGGCTCACCATCAAGCCACCGCCGGCCCTAAAGACGGCACACCCGATATCTCGTGCCCCACAAGCTTTGGACTTTGCAGAATTTCAGGTTCATCTTGGCACCAGAAGCCCTATCATAATCCCAAACACTTTCAACCATTGGACTGCCAAAAACAGATGGGTCGACACGACCTATCTGAAGAAGCGCACTCTTGGTGGCCATCGTCTCGTACCAATTGAGATAG GAGCTAGCTATAACGAATCCGGATGGGCTCAGAATCTCATACCATTTGGCGAATTCATCGATCGATACCTGACACCAACCGAGCCTGAAGACAAGGGCTACCTGGCTCAGCATGATCTTTTCGCACAAACGCCAGCTCTGATGGATGACATATCGATCCCGGACTACTGCTACAGCACGCCACCTCGACCCAAAGGTGCTGCTGCAGAAACTCCCGGGCTGGACAAGGTCAAAGAGGTCGACCAACCTCTCATGAACGCGTGGCTCGGACCAAGCGGCACAAAGTCACCTCTGCACACGGACCCGTACCACAACGTCTTGTGCCAAGTTGTTGGCTACAAGTATGTCCGCCTCTATGCACCCGAAGAGCGCGACAAACTGTATCCCGCCGGGTTGGACGACAATGGCGTCCCCATGAACAACACATCTCAAGTGGACATACAGCACTTCCGTCCTGGTGTCGCTGAGCCCACGCCGGAGCAGGACAAGACTCGCAAGTTCTGGCAAAAGAAGTACCCACTCTTCGAATTTGCCCCATATCAGGAAGCGATTCTCAGACCTGGCGACTGTCTGTACATACCGCTGGGATGGTGGCACTACTTTGAAGCATTTACGCCCAGCTTCTCGGTGTCTTTCTGGTGGAATTGA